A single window of Sander lucioperca isolate FBNREF2018 chromosome 22, SLUC_FBN_1.2, whole genome shotgun sequence DNA harbors:
- the LOC116058010 gene encoding microfibril-associated glycoprotein 4-like has protein sequence MKLVSVVLLLLAPLLTSCQQLVLPLDCSDIYNNDNSRPSGVYTIYPIGATSAVQVYCDMESEGGRWTVFQRRMDGTVNFYRGWDQYKTGFGIAAGEYWLGLESLYHLTERRRYELLVDMEDFEGNKAFARYSSFSIDSESSGYTLNVSGFINGGAGNSLRNDNGQKFSTFDNDQDTWEGNCARSSLGAFWYNKCHYANPNGVYRWGFDNTLSNVGVSWYHWKGRSYSLKTISMKIRPVL, from the exons ATGAAG ctggtttcagtcgTCCTCCTCCTGCTGGCCCCCCTGTTGACCAGCTGCCAGCAGCTCGTTCTGCCGTTGGACTGCAGTGACATTTATAATAATGACAACAGCCGACCCAGTGGAGTGTACACCATCTATCCCATCGGAGCCACGTCTGCTGTCCAG gtgtactgTGACATGGAGTCAGAAGGAGGACGGTGGACG GTGTTCCAGAGGAGGATGGACGGCACGGTGAACTTCTACAGGGGCTGGGATCAATACAAGACCGGCTTTGGTATCGCTGCTGGAGAGTACTGGCTCG gtcTGGAGTCTCTCTACCACCTGACTGAGAGGAGAAGGTACGAGCTGCTGGTCGACATGGAGGACTTTGAAGGAAACAAAGCGTTCGCTCGTTACTCCTCGTTCTCCATCGACTCTGAGTCCTCCGGATACACACTGAATGTTTCTGGATTCATTAATGGAGGAGCAG GAAACTCCCTGAGAAATGACAACGGACAGAAGTTCTCCACCTTCGACAACGACCAGGACACCTGGGAGGGGAACTGTGCCAGATCATCCCTGGGGGCGTTCTGGTACAACAAATGTCACTATGCAAATCCAAACGGTGTTTATCGTTGGGGGTTTGACAACACTCTCTCTAATGTTGGAGTGAGTTGGTACCATTGGAAAGGTCGTTCCTACTCCCTGAAGACCATCAGCATGAAGATCCGTCCTGTGCTGTAG